ATTCGTTTGGCTTCACGCATGCCTGTACATTTCATCAGTTTGATGTTGATACCACTGTAAACTCCTTTTAGTGCAGGCACATCAACTAACCGTTGACAACCTTCATCCGCAATTGTTGGGATTGGACTATGTTCAGTCAGCCAGGCATTATCATCGACCTGTTCTTTGGGCATGGGTTGTTCAAGGAAAGAAACATTTCGCTCAGCGAGCCAATGTGCCATTTCCAATGCTTCTTCCCGCGTTTTCCAACCCTGATTGACATCTGCACATAAGGGACGGTCAGTGACCTGACGAATGGTGTCAATGATCATCTTATCGGTATCCAGTCCCAACTTTACTTTTAGGATCTTAAATTGATCCGCTTCAGCAACCTTTTTACGGATCATATCCTCCGTATCGATGCCGATGGTGTAGGACGTCGGTGGGATAAGATCGGGGTTTAATCCCCAGATTTTATAAAACGGCTGGCCCATAATCTTACCAAGTACATCGTGCAATGCGATGTCAATGGCTGCTTTTGCTGCGGTATTTTTTGTTGCTACTTGATCTATATAGTGTAAGATCTCTTCGGTTTGGAAAGGGGAGTTGAATGCTGATAGATCAATTTGATTTAAAAAAGCGATAACACTTTCCTGTGATTCACCAAGGTATGGTGGCATGCTGGCCTCACCATAACCTACAATACCATCGTACTCCAGTTCGGTCAATACAACGGGTGTTGTACTTCGGCTGTAGGAAGCAACGGTGAAAACATGCCGCAATGTTAACGTATATGGACGGAACCGTAATTTAAAAAAGCCAAAGTCTTTGCTGATCCATTCAGATTGGTTGCTCATCTTGATTTATTTATTGATATAATAATTGTTTTCAGCGATTTTTTGAATTGCACTATCCTTGGCTCCAAGGTAACGGCGGGCTGCTACCACAGTACGTGTTTGGAAGTCGTCGTAATCTGGCGAATCTTTTAGCATACTGTTTATACGGACCAATCCTGCAGCGTGAATAAAGGTACCATTACCAATATAAAGGGCTACATGGGTTACCCGTGCGTTGGGATTATTGTTTTTACCTGCAGCAAAGAACAGTAAATCTGCTGGTTTAAGGTTTTTGAGTGCTTTGCTCGCATCGAAATGCCCCTCATTGTCCAGAATGTCTATCTTCTCGCCAGCCAGTACCTGTTGCGATGCATCTCTAGGGATGACAAAACCATTCATAAAGAAACTTGTCTTGGTAAAACCGCTACAATCGACTCCTTTAACGGATGTTCCTCCCCATAAGTAAGGCAGTCCTAACATCGTTTTTGCGCTTGCGATAATATTTTCGGCAGTAGGAGTTCGTGTATCCAACCAGTTTTTTAAGGTTAAACTTTCAGCTTTTTTAATATATCCTTTTCGGCCATCGGGATAAGCAATCGTATAAAAGTTGCCTTTCTGTCCTGTTAATTTTAAGATGTCGCCATAAACTAAATCCGATACCCGCTGGCTCTTCTCATCGGCTTCGGAATAGGATTTGCCAAATTCATTGGTGTAGATCAGCTTGTCCGCTTGCCTCCAGCTGTCAATTTCAGTTTTATCCATTACAGCTATTGAGGAGCTAGGTACCCATGCGATATACCCGTCGGGTGTCCGTACACGGTATTCACCACTTTTTTTCTGCAATAAATCTACTTGTGTGCCCAGTAAGACCTGACTTGTCAATTCTGCAGCATTATTCGGATCGGTACGCATGTTGGCAACCGAAAGTCTTATTACGCCGTTAGTTTTACCTTCGACACTTGCGTCAGGTAATAGTTGGATTTGGATATTAGCGGATATTTCTTTCGCTTTTTGTTCGAGTACGAACTTCGCATCTTTTTCAGTTGTCTCGAGGATATATTGATTTTGTGGGATATCCGCTTTTTGAATAGCCACAATTTTCGTTCTTCGATCAGGTGCAAATTCACGTTTTACGTTTTCTTGCAATTCTTTGATTTTGAAATATGTTGTGGAATCTGCCTGCTGTGCATGGCCATGACTTGTGCCAATAAGACTTGCACATGCTAAAATGGCGAATTTTAGTGTGTTTTTCATGCTGATTAGTTTGTTTCTAAAGATAGGATTAATTCACAATATAAATCAATGTTTATTGTCGATTTTTAAGTGATTTGAATATTGTGTTGCTAAAAAACGAATCTTTAGGCCTAATTTTAATTAATTTGTCTATTTGCTAAAACCATTTTGTATTATTGCTTATTGATAGCGAAATCAGCTTTTTTTTTGGTGACTCTCTGTTCGAAGATAAGTCGGTGAGCGATTGAGATCCTTTTTGGAACCAATAGGCATGCTAAAAAAGAATATTGTCAAGTTTTTGATAATTTGGGGTTCGGGTGATAATAGGGTAAAAAAAGAAGATATTCTTATTCCCGATTTCGTTGGATTGCAAGCGTAATTGTGTGGTTTTATCATGCAATTTTTACGATGATCCAATAAGAATTAGGAGCATCTTGGACTCCATCGTTATGGATGCATTATTCTACTCATGAGAATCAAAAAATAGTATATCCATGTTTGGACGGTAGGACGCTACTCAAATGAAACAGGGTGTTAAAAGATAAATAATTTACATATGAGTTCTAGACGTAATTTTATTAAGCAAGGTTTTATGGCTGCTACGGCTATAGGTACCTTGAGTGCATTCGATACAAAAGGGTTGACGATTGCATCTAGTGTCAAGGTGAAGAAATATCCTATCGTGATATCGACATGGGATTTTGGGATAGCGGCAAATAAAGCAGCATGGGAGATCTTGTCGAAAGGTGGGAAAGCTCTTGACGCTGTCGAGCAGGGTGTACGTGTACCTGAAGCGGATTTGGAGAATATGACTGTAGGTAAAGGGGGGTATCCGGATCGTGATGGACATGTGACCCTAGATGCCTGTATTATGGATGCTGATGGTAATTGTGGCGCTGTGGCTGGAATGGAAAAAATTGGTCATCCGATCTCCGTGGCCCGTCTGGTGATGGAGAAAACACCGCATGTCATGCTTGTTGGTGAAGGTGCATTGCAATTTGCATTGGAAAATGGTTTTCAAGAAGAGAATTTATTGACGCCAGAAGGGGAGAAAGCTTGGAAAGAATGGTTAAAGGAGAAGAAATACAAACCTGTCATTAATATTGAAAATAAAACTTTTGCTGCGGAGCGCTTACCCGGCAATCAATACAATCACGATACAATTGGTATGTTAGCCTTGGATGCCAACGGAAATATCTCTGGGGCCTGTACGACCAGCGGAATGGCATTTAAGATGCATGGCCGGGTAGGGGATAGTCCGATTATTGGGGCAGGACTCTATGTGGATAATGAAGTTGGTGGGGCTACCTCGACCGGTGTCGGTGAAGAGGTTATTCGAAATGTTGGTAGCTTTTTGGTAGTCGAATTAATGCGCCAGGGTTATTCGCCTGAAGATGCCTGCAAGGAAGCCGTGATGCGTATTGTGAAGAAAAAGCCCGCAATTGCCAAAGAGATACAAGTTGGATTTCTGGCGATCAATAAAAAAGGGGAGTATGGAGCTTATGCATTGCAAGAGGGATTCTCTTACGCCGTTTGCGACAGCAAACAGCAGGATCTATTGATCAAAGGAAAACACTATTATTAGTATTTAGATGAGATAGGAGATTTGAGACAAAGGATCAGGGACTGGAAAAAATATGACAGCAAGTATGCCAAGGGCTTATAAAAGCAAAGTCTAAATACTTACTACTCACTACGCACTATTAATTATAGAATACAGGTTTAGATAGAAGTATTAAATTTATTATTGATTATCTTTGTATAAGCGACGTTAGCGTGAGAAAAATGAGATAACAAGTATGCCAAGGGCTTAAAAATCAAAGGCTAAATACTCATTACTAAATACTATAAAAATATGAAAGCAACATTTGGAGGTGGATGTTTTTGGTGTACGGAAGTGATTTTCCAGAATACCGAGGGAGTGACATCCGTATTGCCTGGGTATATGGGAGGTCATATAGACCATCCTACTTATGAGCAGGTCTGTACAGGTACAACCGATCACGTAGAAGTGGTGGAGTTGGAGTATGATGATGAGTTGGTCAATTATGAGGATCTGTTGAAAATTTTCTTTAAGACACATAATCCGACAACATTGAACCGTCAGGGTAATGATGTGGGTACGCAGTATCGTTCTGTGGTCTTCTATCATAATGAAGAACAGGAGATCCTAGCGAAAAACTTTATTGATGAATTGGAAAACGAGGATATCTATGAAGATCCAATTGTAACAGCGGTAGAACCGGCATCAACATTTTGGCTTGCTGAAAATTATCATCATAATTATTTTAATGATCATCCTGAGAACCCATTTTGTTCAGTGGTCATTGCGCCGAAACTCCAAAAATTCCTAAAAGAATTTAAAGCCTAAAAGCTTTATATAGGAGCTTTGTGTCAAGCACAGCGAATTGATGGTGGACTGTTTATTGGAGGGGGAGGAGGATTGAAATAAGGCCTTGGTGACCCTTCTTTGAGAACTACCTGCGATCAATAATAATATAAAAAGGCTCGAATATCATATTCGAGCCTTTTCTTTATGCGGATTACTTATTGAAAAATGCTGTTAAAACATTTCCATTTGTCCTTTGTCATCAATTTGGATGTCGTCAGGATTAGTGATCTCTAATTTGATGTCATCTTCTTTTTTGTCATTGGATGCATCTGTTGCTGTTTCAGCTGTTGAAACCTCCGCCTTTGTCTCATCGGATTTTGTTTCTTCATCTACAGAAGCTACTTCTGTTTTTTTCTTTCCTTTCTCACTGAGATCCTCATCTACTGTAATTAAGGCTACAGATTGTACGGTATGGAAGGAAAGACGATTACCTTGCGCCTTTATGCCTTTGACATCAATGATTTCAGTCAATGGTTGTTCCAGCGTTTCCTCCGTTTGAGATTTGCCTTTTAGAATATCTAATTTGACTGTAGGTTCAGCCGCATTGCTCATTAGAACTAGTTTTGAACCGGGTTCTTCATTGATAAACGAAATGCGTTTACCAATAGGTTGGTCATCAAATTTAAAACGTTTGACGAAATAGGTGCCGCTCTTACCATCTTGATGTACTACGGTATAAACATGTTCCGGATAGAATTTCTCAATACGGATCATTTTCTCATCAAAGTGGTTGCTCAGGTCGAAGTTCGATAACTCGTAGCTGCCATCAGAAAGTACAACCAATATTTTATCATCACCATCAAATTCGCCTAAATATTGGCCACGTTCATCCGCATTTAAGCGTTTCATAATGGCGTCGTACCAAATTTTTCGTCCTGCGAGTGTTGAAATACCTGAGCTTTTAAAGGCGATTTTCTTGACCGGGTATTTGGAGACAATATTTCCTTGGGATGCACGACCTTTAATGGCAATTTCAGCGAAATCCATGTCGAAATTCAATTTCCGTAATTTCGTGTGCGGTTTGAGTTGTATATTGACAACTTCTGCTTCGCCGTTTGGATTAGCAGTGAAATATAAAACTTTAGATCCTTTAGATCCTTTGGATACGTCGTATTCCTTGTCGCGCGTAACGCCAACAACAGAAAAACGTTTGATATAACTTGTACCAGTTTCGCCTTCTTTATAGATGGCATTATATATGGTACGTTCGTCACCTTTTTTGAAGACCGCCACATGAATAATCCCTTTTCCAACAAATACTTTGTCTTGGATTTTGCTGACGACATATTTGCCATCTTCGCGGAATACAATGATATCGTCTATATCCGAGCAATCGCATACGAACTCATCTTTCTTCATTCCTGAACCGATGAAACCTTCTTCACGATTGACATATAGTTTGGCGTTAGCTAATGCAACTTGCGTTGCCTCAACCTTATCAAAGATGCGTAATTCTGTTTTGCGCTCACGATCTTTGCTGTATTTTTCACGCAGTTTTTCATACCAGGCAATAGCATATTCGGTCAACTGACGCAAATGACGCTTAACTTCTTTAATTTCATTTTCAAGCGTCTTCATCGTTTCGTCTGATTTTTTTACATCGAAACGTGTAATGCTGCTCATCGGTTTATCGATCAATTTCTTATAGTCTTCAGGAAGAATCTCACGATAAAACTGATCAAAGAATGGCTCAAACAAGCGATTTAAAACTTGCACTACAGTGTCAAAGTCACCGGCATTTTCATAATCGGCATGCTTATACATCCCTTCTTGGATGAATATCTTTAATAAGCTATTGAAGAATATTTTTTCTTGGAGGTCGTTTAGACGGATCTCCAGTTCTAACTTCAATAGATTTTTAGTGTTTTTGGTGTTCTCAATCAAGATATCATTGACACTCATAAAATGAGGTTTCTCATCCTTGATGACACAGGTGTTTGGCGAAATGGAAACCTCACAGGCTGTGAATGCATACAGTGCATCGATTGTAACATCAGGAGATATTCCCGGTGCTAAATGCACGATGATTTCAACATTTCCAGCTGTGTTGTCTTCGATTTTCTTGATTTTGATTTTACCTTTTTCATTCGCCGTGACGACACTTTCGATGAGCCCGCCTGTGGTGGTACCAAAAGGGATCTCGGTAATTGCCAAAGTCTTTTTATCTCGCTCCTCGATTTTAGCACGCACACGGATTTTTCCACCACGTTGTCCTTCGTTATAGTTGGATACATCGGCCATACCTCCTGTCGGAAAATCGGGAAGGATATTCGGGCGTTCGCCGTTGAGTACCTGAATTGAGCCGTCAATGAGTTCAATAAAGTTGTGCGGCATAATCTTGGTCGCTAAACCTACAGCAATACCTTCTGCTCCCTGGGCCAGAAGCAATGGGAATTTAACAGGTAAAGTGACTGGCTCACGGTTACGTCCATCGTAACTCTGTTGCCATTCCGTCGTTTCGGGATTGAAGACAACTTCATTCGCAAATTTAGAAAGTCGTCCCTCAATATAACGTGGTGCTGCCGCCGAATCACCAGTAATGGGGAACCCCCAGTTACCTTGACAGTCAATCAATAGATCTTTTTGTCCCAGTTGTACCATGGCATCTCCAATGGAAGCATCTCCATGGGGGTGGTACTTCATGGTATTACCAATAACATTGGCGGCCTTATTATATCGTCCGTCATCCATTTCCTTTAGGGAATGAAGGATACGGCGTTGCACGGGTTTCAAGCCGTCATTTATATGGGGTACAGCTCTATCCAAGATAACATAGGACGCATAATCCAAAAACCAGTTCTCGTACAGTCCAGATAAAGGTATTGTCTGACTTCCGCCCTCTGTTTTTCCTGATCCTAATTCTTCTTGATTATCTTCCGTTGGGAAGTTTGTTTCGTCACTCATTTACTCAGCAATAGATTAAATTGTACAATACAGAAATGTTCAAAATTTTATTTTATTCGAACGTGTAAAAATACAAAACCATTTTGTTTTATCCCAGTGAAACTATGAAAAGTTAAAAAAATTAGTTTTTAAAGCTAACATAATTAGTTTGATCTGTTCTGTTCAATCAGGTCATACCAAAAACAACGGATATCCCAATGGTCAAAATGAAACTCTTCGGTGACCTGAAAACCCACTTTTTCCAATACATGTCGTGATCCTTTGTTTTCGGTATGGGTGATGGCATGAAGTTCGAAATGAGTCAGATGCTCATGATAATACTGCATACAGGCTAATGCCGCTTCAGTAGCATATCCTTTGCCCCAGGATTCTAGCCTGAAACGATAGCCGAGATCCAGAAATCCGATACGTCCATTCTCCAATTCATCAATATATTTAAATCCTGTCCAACCGATCCATTGATTGCTAGATTTTTCAATGACTCCCAGCCGGCCAATACCATATTTTTCATATTGTTGCTGAATGAGAGCAATCACTTTTTCCATTTCTTCAATGGATTGAACTGGCTCTTTATTGAGAAAGGTATGTACATCAGTCTGCGAATCCATTGCAAAAAAATAGTCCTTATCGTCCATGTTTATCGGACGGATGATTAGACGTTCGGTTTCTAATGTCGGCAGGTATTTTTCCATCTTACACGTTTAAGGTTTTACTGGGGCTTAAAGCCACAGTTTATCGATATCTTTTTTTAATATTTTTTCCTTCATTTCTTCTTCAAAATCACCAAAATGTTCTTTTTTGACAGATTTACTGATCCGACCTTCTTCGAGTACCAAGATCTCATCACAGGTATCTTTTAATGTGGAAAATATATGCGATGAGATCAAGATGGTTTTGTTCATGGCTTTTAGGCGCAGTATAATTTCGGTTAGGATAATACTGCTTTGTAGATCTATTCCGTTAAAAGGTTCATCCAGAATGTAAAAACTGTTGTCCTGGAGCAGGGTTGCAGTTAGTGCCAGTTTCTTTTTCATCCCTGTAGAATAGGAACTTGCATACTCTTTTAATGGTAGTTCGAAGATATTTCTGTCATCGAGGTTTTTAATACTTTTCCCACGGGCGTCAGTAAGGAGGTAGATATACTCTTCGCCCGTCAGTTTTGACAAGAAATAGGGATCTGATGTAAGGTAGCCCAGATGGTTCTTAAGTGGTTGTAGGTTTGCGCTGATTTTTCCTAAGGCTGTTTCCAAACCTGCTATACAACGAAATAATGTTGTTTTTCCAGCACCGTTTTCGCCTACGATACCGTAGACCTTTCCATCCTCAAAAGTAAAGGTGACCTCATGCAAGACCTGATGCTGGCCAAAGGATTTACTGATATGAATAAGTTCGATCATAAATAGTTCTTTAAATTTTTGATGGCTTTAAAGTAATAGAATGGTAATAGTGCCAATATCAGCGGATAGAAGCTGAAACATAATGCCAGTGCAAAGCCCTCCGGAAAATTGATCTCTCGCGGATAAGCGACATATTTTAATGTAATAGCAAAGGGGAGCAGGAATAGTATGCCACCCAAAACAATTAATGCGTTAAACCATCCAGATGAAAAGATAAAGGCGTATGTCAAGAGGAGTGGGAGGGTAAATAAAAGGCATTGCAATACTCCTCGTCTAAATTTATGCAGAAGGAATCTGGTCGGTGTTTCTCGGCTGTTCCAAAGATAAAATACCGGTTCTGGTAACTGATAATAAAACATAGAGGTCAGTGCTATAGCAGCTATACAAAATAGAACGAGGTTAGGGTTCGTTACATAGAAACCGATTGCTGCCAGAAAATATAAAACGAGAATCAGCAGGTAGCTCTTACGGAACCCGATAATAAATTCAAAAGGTTTTTTTGCGAATGGAGTTGGGACGGATTTACCAAAAGTTTTAAAAACCAGAAAAGCAAATATAACAGCCAGCACAATTAGCGCGACGTTATATAGCCATAGTCCTCGAAATATAAAAATAGCAATGGTTGGTAAAATCACAATGCCATTTTCCAGTAGTCTGATCGTGTAAAAATCCTTTTTACTAAAGGTATTTTTTAGAAAATCGTTCCTATTTTTTTCGGTCAGGAGAAAGAGTAGCTGGAAGTTGCTCAGCAGTAAGGCATAGCTCCCAAAAACAGGATACTGGAGCAAAAGGTAATAGGCAAGATAACAGACCCCCAGTAACAAAAGTGGCGCAATCGCTATGGGAAGGCCGGTCGCCTTAAAATGGCGTGTCAACAATTTATATTGAAGCTTTAAATAATTGTTTATCATTTGCTATCTGTTTATAAATAGTCATACCTATATCAAAAACTAAGATTTTCTTTGC
The window above is part of the Sphingobacterium sp. ML3W genome. Proteins encoded here:
- a CDS encoding dipeptide epimerase: MSNQSEWISKDFGFFKLRFRPYTLTLRHVFTVASYSRSTTPVVLTELEYDGIVGYGEASMPPYLGESQESVIAFLNQIDLSAFNSPFQTEEILHYIDQVATKNTAAKAAIDIALHDVLGKIMGQPFYKIWGLNPDLIPPTSYTIGIDTEDMIRKKVAEADQFKILKVKLGLDTDKMIIDTIRQVTDRPLCADVNQGWKTREEALEMAHWLAERNVSFLEQPMPKEQVDDNAWLTEHSPIPTIADEGCQRLVDVPALKGVYSGINIKLMKCTGMREAKRMAELARSLEMKVMIGCMTETSCAISAAAQLAPLTDWADLDGALLIDNDIYDGMTVINGNCFLPDRPGIGILRK
- a CDS encoding NlpC/P60 family protein, producing MKNTLKFAILACASLIGTSHGHAQQADSTTYFKIKELQENVKREFAPDRRTKIVAIQKADIPQNQYILETTEKDAKFVLEQKAKEISANIQIQLLPDASVEGKTNGVIRLSVANMRTDPNNAAELTSQVLLGTQVDLLQKKSGEYRVRTPDGYIAWVPSSSIAVMDKTEIDSWRQADKLIYTNEFGKSYSEADEKSQRVSDLVYGDILKLTGQKGNFYTIAYPDGRKGYIKKAESLTLKNWLDTRTPTAENIIASAKTMLGLPYLWGGTSVKGVDCSGFTKTSFFMNGFVIPRDASQQVLAGEKIDILDNEGHFDASKALKNLKPADLLFFAAGKNNNPNARVTHVALYIGNGTFIHAAGLVRINSMLKDSPDYDDFQTRTVVAARRYLGAKDSAIQKIAENNYYINK
- a CDS encoding N(4)-(beta-N-acetylglucosaminyl)-L-asparaginase — its product is MSSRRNFIKQGFMAATAIGTLSAFDTKGLTIASSVKVKKYPIVISTWDFGIAANKAAWEILSKGGKALDAVEQGVRVPEADLENMTVGKGGYPDRDGHVTLDACIMDADGNCGAVAGMEKIGHPISVARLVMEKTPHVMLVGEGALQFALENGFQEENLLTPEGEKAWKEWLKEKKYKPVINIENKTFAAERLPGNQYNHDTIGMLALDANGNISGACTTSGMAFKMHGRVGDSPIIGAGLYVDNEVGGATSTGVGEEVIRNVGSFLVVELMRQGYSPEDACKEAVMRIVKKKPAIAKEIQVGFLAINKKGEYGAYALQEGFSYAVCDSKQQDLLIKGKHYY
- the msrA gene encoding peptide-methionine (S)-S-oxide reductase MsrA, with protein sequence MKATFGGGCFWCTEVIFQNTEGVTSVLPGYMGGHIDHPTYEQVCTGTTDHVEVVELEYDDELVNYEDLLKIFFKTHNPTTLNRQGNDVGTQYRSVVFYHNEEQEILAKNFIDELENEDIYEDPIVTAVEPASTFWLAENYHHNYFNDHPENPFCSVVIAPKLQKFLKEFKA
- a CDS encoding DNA gyrase/topoisomerase IV subunit A; translated protein: MSDETNFPTEDNQEELGSGKTEGGSQTIPLSGLYENWFLDYASYVILDRAVPHINDGLKPVQRRILHSLKEMDDGRYNKAANVIGNTMKYHPHGDASIGDAMVQLGQKDLLIDCQGNWGFPITGDSAAAPRYIEGRLSKFANEVVFNPETTEWQQSYDGRNREPVTLPVKFPLLLAQGAEGIAVGLATKIMPHNFIELIDGSIQVLNGERPNILPDFPTGGMADVSNYNEGQRGGKIRVRAKIEERDKKTLAITEIPFGTTTGGLIESVVTANEKGKIKIKKIEDNTAGNVEIIVHLAPGISPDVTIDALYAFTACEVSISPNTCVIKDEKPHFMSVNDILIENTKNTKNLLKLELEIRLNDLQEKIFFNSLLKIFIQEGMYKHADYENAGDFDTVVQVLNRLFEPFFDQFYREILPEDYKKLIDKPMSSITRFDVKKSDETMKTLENEIKEVKRHLRQLTEYAIAWYEKLREKYSKDRERKTELRIFDKVEATQVALANAKLYVNREEGFIGSGMKKDEFVCDCSDIDDIIVFREDGKYVVSKIQDKVFVGKGIIHVAVFKKGDERTIYNAIYKEGETGTSYIKRFSVVGVTRDKEYDVSKGSKGSKVLYFTANPNGEAEVVNIQLKPHTKLRKLNFDMDFAEIAIKGRASQGNIVSKYPVKKIAFKSSGISTLAGRKIWYDAIMKRLNADERGQYLGEFDGDDKILVVLSDGSYELSNFDLSNHFDEKMIRIEKFYPEHVYTVVHQDGKSGTYFVKRFKFDDQPIGKRISFINEEPGSKLVLMSNAAEPTVKLDILKGKSQTEETLEQPLTEIIDVKGIKAQGNRLSFHTVQSVALITVDEDLSEKGKKKTEVASVDEETKSDETKAEVSTAETATDASNDKKEDDIKLEITNPDDIQIDDKGQMEMF
- a CDS encoding GNAT family N-acetyltransferase — translated: MEKYLPTLETERLIIRPINMDDKDYFFAMDSQTDVHTFLNKEPVQSIEEMEKVIALIQQQYEKYGIGRLGVIEKSSNQWIGWTGFKYIDELENGRIGFLDLGYRFRLESWGKGYATEAALACMQYYHEHLTHFELHAITHTENKGSRHVLEKVGFQVTEEFHFDHWDIRCFWYDLIEQNRSN
- a CDS encoding ATP-binding cassette domain-containing protein encodes the protein MIELIHISKSFGQHQVLHEVTFTFEDGKVYGIVGENGAGKTTLFRCIAGLETALGKISANLQPLKNHLGYLTSDPYFLSKLTGEEYIYLLTDARGKSIKNLDDRNIFELPLKEYASSYSTGMKKKLALTATLLQDNSFYILDEPFNGIDLQSSIILTEIILRLKAMNKTILISSHIFSTLKDTCDEILVLEEGRISKSVKKEHFGDFEEEMKEKILKKDIDKLWL